The Planctomycetia bacterium region CTCGTCGAAGGAACGCCGCCATGTCGATCGCCGTGCAAAGCAAATCGGAATCGTATCTCGACCAAGCCCGAGTCATCCGCAGCACTTGGAGCGACGGCGAGCGACGTCGTCGAACAAGCCTCGGCTGCCGCCGCCGGTTGGCCCTTTTGCGTCAACTCGTCGGAGATCCTGTACCGTCGGAAATCTGGCCCGTCGGCGCCGTCAAGAGCGACGACCTCGTTCGCTTCGCCCGTTGCGGTTGACCCCGTGCGTCCCAATCGACCGAAGTCATTTTCTTCCCCGGCGAGCGCCTCGGCCACAGAGCCGTCGACAATCGCCACTTTTTCCAAAAGGAGAGTGCCATGAGTAACCAGTCGACCCTTCCCGCCCCCCGCACCAATGGCCTGAGCGCCTGGCGAAGCCCGTTGGGCCAATTACGTCGCGAAATGCGCGACTGGATGTCGAACTTTCTGCCCGAAAACGACGATTCCTGGTTCGGCGCTTCGGTGCCATCGCTGGACCTGTCGGAGACGCCCGAAGCCGTTCAAGTCCGGATGGACGTCCCGGGCGTCAAGGCCGCCGATCTCGACATCCAGATCAACGGCAACCTGCTGACGATCACCGGCAAGCGCGAAGAAGAGAAGGAAGAGAAGGACCGCACCTATCATCGCGTCGAGCGATCGAGCGGTTCGTTCTCGCGGACCGTGACCCTGCCGTGCTCGATCGACGAGGGTAAGGTCGACGCGCAGTACAAGGACGGCACTCTGACCGTCGCCTTGCCGAAGACGCCCGAAGCCAAGGCCCGTAAGATCCAGGTCAAGTCCTGACGCGGCGGCGGCGGGTCGCGGCTCGTCGCCGACGGCCGCGTCCCCGCCGCCACGTTTGGCTCTCCCGTCACGAGCACGACCGGAGCGACGATCCTCAGACTTGTACGACCTTATTGGCTCAGCCGTTCTCCAACAGCCATTGGACGGAGGCGCGGGATAGCTCGGCGGCGTTGTTGACGGCGAGCTTGCGTTTGATGTTTTCGCGATGCGTGTCGATGGTGTGTGTGCTGAGGAAAAGCCGTTCGGCAATGGCACTGGTCTTTAAGCCTTCCCCGATCATGCGAAAGATCTCGAGTTCACGGTCGGTAAGATATTCGATCGGGGTTTTGGTTTTGTCGGACGCGCCGAGGGCTTGGTTGACGAGCCGACGACTGATCTCCGGACTTAGGAAGCGTTCACCGGCGAGCACGGTACGGATGGCTTCGATCATCTTCTCATTGGATTCCTGTTTATTGAGATATCCAAGTGCGCCGGCCCGGAAAGCACGCTCAGCATAAAGAGACTCCTGAAAGCCGGAGATGACCAGCATTTTGACGGCGGGATAGAGAGACCTGATGCGCTTGATCAGTTCGATGCCGTGGCCGCTCTTGAGGGAGATATCAACGAGGACCAGGTCGGGGCCGGTTTGCTTCACAAGTGAGAGTGCCTGGTCTTCGGAGTCCGCTTCGCCGCACACTTCCAGGTCTGAATGGAGGGAAATACGCAACGCCAGCCCTTCACGAACCGACGGGTGGTCATCGACAATCAGTATTTTCACGGGCGAATGGCTTTTATTCACCACCGATTTCCCCCCCGTAAAGTGACACACATCTCACCAATGTTCCACCCGCCTCGCGGCGTTCGACATGCAACGTGCCACCAATCATCCCGGCGCGGTACTGCATGGTGCGCAACCCCATGCCGCGGTTTTTGCGAGTGGTGGCGACACCGCCGTCGGGCGCGTCGATGCCCAGGCCATTGTCACTCACTTCCAAGATAATCTCGCTTTCATTCTGCCGTAGCGAAATGCAAATGTCGTCGGCTTGGCTGTGCCGAAGTGCGTTGTTCACCGCTTCCTGGGCGATGCGGTACAGGTGCGTAGCCGCGGTGTTATTCAGCGGCATGACCGGCCCGGGATAATCGAAACGGCAACTGACCGCTGCGGTGTTGGTTGATGCGGCAAGCTCATCCAGCGCCGACCGCAACGCCTCGGCATCAATTTGAACCGGCATGATCCCGTGAGAGAGCTGTTGCACGTGCCGATTCGTCTCGGAAAGTCTCTGATTGAGCTTTTGGACGATGGCATGCATCCGCGTAAAGCCGACTTCGTCGAGTTGCCGCACGACTTGGCCATCAGTTTCCGTCCCCGGCACGCCTGTCATGAGCTTGAGCAACGTTCCCGCAACCAACGAGAGGCCAGTCAGCTCTTGCCCGATGCCGTCATGAAGTTCCAGGCCGATGCGGCGTTTTTCCTCGGCGGCAATTTCTAGAACATGTTTCTGCAATTCCTTGCATTCCGAGATGTCGCGGATGATCCCGGTAAAGTATCCGGAGTGGTCGACTTGGGTTACCGACAAGTCGATCGGAAACGTCGAGCCATCTTTACGAACAGCGACGAGTTCGCGAGGAACGTTGAGAATCCTCGCCCGGCTCGTTTCGCGATAATACCGGAGGTAGTTGTCGTGTGCTTCCCGGAACGGCGACGGCATCAGCATTTTGACGTTCTGACCGATCATCTCGGCATTGGAGTAGCCGAACATCTTCTCGGCAGCCCGATTGGCGGTCTCGATCCGGCCCTGGCTGTCAATCGTGATGATCGCGTCAAACGCGGAATTCCAGATGGCTTCGAGATG contains the following coding sequences:
- a CDS encoding Hsp20/alpha crystallin family protein, producing the protein MSNQSTLPAPRTNGLSAWRSPLGQLRREMRDWMSNFLPENDDSWFGASVPSLDLSETPEAVQVRMDVPGVKAADLDIQINGNLLTITGKREEEKEEKDRTYHRVERSSGSFSRTVTLPCSIDEGKVDAQYKDGTLTVALPKTPEAKARKIQVKS
- a CDS encoding PAS domain S-box protein, which translates into the protein MADYHYHVRVEGGRVVQKIHGANCEVVTGYTPDEFAANPLLWIETVSGDDRSVIERQSAAVLLGQQAPAVEYRIRRKDGQIRWIQKTVVPYHDAQGRVIAYDSLLRDITEGKQAQELLRESEERFRLLFEDDLTGGYLAAPDGTILLCNQAFVEIFGFSSREEAVGSSLTDLYVAPLSWPRFIQLLSDNKTLERYERTGRHSDGTIRHVIETVLGTFDADGVLLRIKGYVFDDTTSKLAAARMQRRNAELEEVVSHRTQALREKHEHLEAIWNSAFDAIITIDSQGRIETANRAAEKMFGYSNAEMIGQNVKMLMPSPFREAHDNYLRYYRETSRARILNVPRELVAVRKDGSTFPIDLSVTQVDHSGYFTGIIRDISECKELQKHVLEIAAEEKRRIGLELHDGIGQELTGLSLVAGTLLKLMTGVPGTETDGQVVRQLDEVGFTRMHAIVQKLNQRLSETNRHVQQLSHGIMPVQIDAEALRSALDELAASTNTAAVSCRFDYPGPVMPLNNTAATHLYRIAQEAVNNALRHSQADDICISLRQNESEIILEVSDNGLGIDAPDGGVATTRKNRGMGLRTMQYRAGMIGGTLHVERREAGGTLVRCVSLYGGEIGGE
- a CDS encoding response regulator transcription factor → MKILIVDDHPSVREGLALRISLHSDLEVCGEADSEDQALSLVKQTGPDLVLVDISLKSGHGIELIKRIRSLYPAVKMLVISGFQESLYAERAFRAGALGYLNKQESNEKMIEAIRTVLAGERFLSPEISRRLVNQALGASDKTKTPIEYLTDRELEIFRMIGEGLKTSAIAERLFLSTHTIDTHRENIKRKLAVNNAAELSRASVQWLLENG